The following coding sequences lie in one Arachis hypogaea cultivar Tifrunner chromosome 9, arahy.Tifrunner.gnm2.J5K5, whole genome shotgun sequence genomic window:
- the LOC112712335 gene encoding uncharacterized protein, translating to MANIPSSLSLQLSNSFPLPSSKFSPKPHLLRNHHHRRRFFLFTTRAQSDPDESSQPESDPPAAPGDDDFENRINQLRVRYRSGTGKKAEARKGRKSKKGSSSTSGSGVFLPPVPLKEPVSGGLKVDFGFSAYSERLNGRIAILGLTALLLVELATGKGVINYHTPAIILIQIYFVAAVSALYIKYEKEKISVWPDSSTNK from the coding sequence aTGGCGAACATACCGTCGTCACTGTCTCTGCAATTATCAAACTCATTCCCGCTTCCTTCTTCCAAATTCTCACCCAAACCTCACCTTCTCCGCAACCACCACCACCGCCGCCGCTTCTTTCTCTTCACAACCCGCGCACAATCCGATCCTGACGAGTCCTCCCAACCCGAATCTGACCCGCCCGCCGCTCCCGGTGACGACGACTTCGAGAACCGCATCAACCAGCTCCGTGTCCGTTACCGGAGTGGCACGGGGAAGAAAGCAGAGGCTCGAAAGGGCCGCAAGTCCAAGAAGGGATCCTCCTCCACCTCCGGATCCGGCGTGTTCTTGCCACCAGTACCACTGAAAGAACCGGTGTCCGGCGGATTGAAGGTAGACTTCGGGTTCAGCGCATACAGCGAGAGGTTAAACGGTCGAATTGCGATTCTAGGGTTAACGGCGCTGTTGCTGGTGGAGCTGGCAACGGGGAAGGGAGTGATAAACTACCACACACCAGCCATTATTCTTATTCAGATCTATTTCGTGGCCGCAGTTTCTGCCCTCTACATCAAGTACGAGAAGGAGAAGATAAGCGTTTGGCCCGACTCCTCAACTAACAAGTAA